The following proteins are encoded in a genomic region of Deinococcus betulae:
- a CDS encoding MurR/RpiR family transcriptional regulator, with product MTTVPGLTAVERLRAGLDTFGARDQTIARFFIDHAEEVPFLSAGEIAESLSVSGAAITRFSQRVGFEGYPHLQRVIRQELRATLGIQQPGRQDAVVADFWRGERSNLDGLAALSEEQVLGLVRALVGARHLWIIGARASHGMALIAESLLASFRPHVHAHAADLLASRPEHLLEMGAQDAALVYTIRRYSRATTRVTRALQAQGVRILLLTDQGASPLAKTADHCLRLPTQGSEVVASVAPFVSLTGLIASLVARELGGGHLETAERLNAAFSVYEY from the coding sequence GTGACCACCGTGCCGGGCCTGACCGCCGTCGAGCGCCTGCGCGCCGGGCTGGACACCTTTGGGGCGCGGGACCAGACCATCGCGCGCTTTTTTATTGACCACGCCGAGGAGGTCCCCTTTCTGAGCGCCGGAGAAATCGCCGAGTCGCTGTCGGTCAGCGGCGCGGCCATCACCCGGTTCAGTCAGCGCGTCGGCTTCGAAGGCTACCCCCACCTGCAGCGCGTTATTCGCCAGGAGTTGCGCGCCACGCTAGGGATTCAGCAGCCGGGCCGGCAGGACGCGGTGGTCGCTGATTTCTGGCGGGGAGAGCGCAGCAACCTTGACGGCCTGGCCGCGCTTTCCGAGGAGCAGGTGCTGGGCCTCGTGCGGGCGCTGGTGGGGGCGCGGCACCTGTGGATTATCGGGGCGCGCGCCTCTCACGGCATGGCCCTGATTGCCGAGTCGCTGCTGGCCTCGTTCCGGCCGCATGTCCACGCCCACGCCGCCGATCTACTGGCGAGCCGGCCCGAGCACCTGCTGGAGATGGGCGCGCAGGACGCCGCGCTGGTGTACACCATCCGGCGCTACAGCCGCGCCACCACGCGCGTGACCCGCGCCCTCCAGGCACAGGGGGTCCGCATTCTGCTCCTGACCGACCAGGGCGCCTCGCCGCTGGCCAAGACCGCTGACCACTGCCTGCGTCTACCCACGCAAGGGTCAGAAGTGGTCGCCTCGGTGGCGCCCTTCGTGAGCCTGACCGGACTCATCGCCTCTCTGGTGGCGCGTGAACTGGGCGGCGGCCATCTGGAGACCGCCGAGCGGCTGAACGCGGCGTTCAGCGTGTACGAGTACTGA
- a CDS encoding S8 family peptidase encodes MNGRTLTSALALSLLLAACGTSTVPHTPDTAAAPSAGAPLLGTSNPEAIPGQYIVVLQDDAANLTVQDAGSLISSLNLDPQGVTVQHLYTQTIQGFAAKLSAQNLATLRSDPRVKYIEQDGLMHMTATQTGATWGLDRIDQRNLPLNGSYVYDATGSGLRAYIIDTGIRTTHTNFGGRAIWGTNTTGDGNNSDCQGHGTHVAGTVGSSTYGVAKGVTLVAVKVLNCQGSGSNSGVIAGVNWAVGNKGSATAVANMSLGGGFSQAVNDAVNSAASRNLVMVVAAGNENQNACNVSPASAANAITVGSTTRTDARSSFSNYGSCVDIFAPGSDITSTWNTSNTATNTISGTSMASPHVAGAAVLELALGANSTGSITNAIISSSTPNKVTNAGAGSPNRLLYTR; translated from the coding sequence ATGAACGGACGTACCCTGACTTCTGCTCTTGCGCTTTCGTTGCTGCTCGCGGCCTGCGGTACCAGCACCGTCCCCCACACCCCGGACACGGCGGCCGCCCCCTCGGCCGGCGCCCCCCTCCTGGGCACCAGCAACCCCGAGGCCATTCCTGGCCAGTACATCGTGGTCCTTCAGGACGACGCCGCCAACCTCACCGTTCAAGATGCCGGCAGCTTGATTAGCAGCCTGAACCTCGATCCTCAGGGTGTCACCGTCCAGCACCTCTACACCCAGACCATTCAGGGCTTTGCCGCCAAGCTCAGCGCCCAGAACCTGGCCACCCTGCGCAGTGACCCCCGCGTCAAGTACATCGAGCAGGACGGCCTGATGCACATGACCGCCACCCAGACCGGCGCCACCTGGGGCCTGGACCGCATTGACCAGCGCAACCTGCCCCTGAATGGCAGCTACGTCTACGACGCCACCGGCAGCGGCCTCAGGGCATACATCATCGACACCGGAATTCGGACCACCCACACCAACTTTGGGGGGCGCGCGATCTGGGGCACGAATACCACGGGCGACGGCAACAACAGCGACTGCCAGGGACACGGCACGCACGTGGCCGGCACGGTGGGCAGCAGCACCTACGGCGTGGCCAAAGGTGTGACGCTGGTGGCCGTAAAGGTGCTCAACTGCCAGGGGTCGGGCAGCAACTCGGGCGTAATTGCGGGCGTGAACTGGGCTGTGGGCAACAAGGGAAGCGCGACGGCCGTGGCGAACATGAGCCTGGGGGGCGGCTTTAGCCAGGCGGTGAATGACGCCGTAAACAGCGCTGCCAGCCGCAACCTGGTGATGGTGGTGGCCGCCGGCAACGAGAACCAGAACGCCTGTAACGTCTCCCCCGCCAGCGCCGCCAACGCCATTACCGTGGGCAGCACGACCCGCACGGACGCCCGCAGCAGCTTTTCTAACTACGGCTCTTGCGTGGACATCTTTGCCCCCGGCAGCGACATCACGAGCACCTGGAACACGAGCAACACGGCGACGAACACGATCAGCGGGACCAGTATGGCCAGCCCCCATGTGGCGGGGGCGGCGGTGCTGGAACTGGCGCTGGGGGCCAACAGCACGGGCAGCATCACCAACGCGATCATCAGCAGCTCGACCCCCAACAAGGTCACGAACGCGGGGGCCGGCAGCCCCAACCGCCTCCTCTACACCCGCTGA
- a CDS encoding SIMPL domain-containing protein (The SIMPL domain is named for its presence in mouse protein SIMPL (signalling molecule that associates with mouse pelle-like kinase). Bacterial member BP26, from Brucella, was shown to assemble into a channel-like structure, while YggE from E. coli has been associated with resistance to oxidative stress.), with protein MGVLRIQQKEQQDVTAVSAKLYLEVAGETLVMGTAATERVKEVREVTQQLQAVGIPPTQIQVRGVEISNRTGLLAKQQRARFLLVVEAQPELLSQVLGVLADQKHVDLQRLEWIFDDFEVSLRLGPRAMQRARQRAEAIAQAAGHRVVGVLNASDTWDMPVSTVNLQPEWLGQDTQRASRARSGPLEAGVPYTSTHVFTVQLTVDFQLE; from the coding sequence ATGGGTGTACTGCGCATTCAACAGAAAGAGCAGCAGGACGTAACGGCGGTCAGCGCGAAACTGTATTTGGAGGTGGCTGGAGAAACCCTCGTGATGGGCACTGCCGCCACCGAACGGGTCAAAGAGGTGCGGGAGGTGACCCAGCAACTCCAGGCGGTGGGAATCCCGCCGACGCAGATTCAGGTGCGCGGTGTGGAGATCAGTAACCGGACGGGACTACTGGCCAAGCAACAAAGGGCTCGGTTCCTCTTGGTGGTTGAAGCACAACCAGAACTTCTTTCACAGGTTCTTGGCGTCCTGGCCGATCAGAAGCACGTGGACCTTCAGCGGTTGGAATGGATCTTCGACGACTTTGAGGTCAGTTTGCGCTTGGGGCCGAGAGCCATGCAAAGAGCCCGGCAACGGGCAGAAGCGATTGCTCAGGCTGCAGGCCACCGGGTCGTGGGTGTCCTGAACGCTTCAGATACCTGGGACATGCCCGTGAGTACGGTCAACCTCCAGCCAGAGTGGTTGGGGCAGGACACCCAGCGGGCCAGCCGCGCCCGCTCAGGGCCGCTGGAAGCTGGTGTGCCTTACACCTCAACGCACGTCTTTACCGTCCAGCTCACGGTGGATTTTCAACTGGAGTAA
- a CDS encoding phosphodiester glycosidase family protein, translating into MSYASRVTLPLLCLTTLLACGRTPESTDPYALSVLNETAGAPATPFEPGPIPADQTRVRVSFIGDVPNLPSIGVRSVFLCGTTCTATGVSGGVLAGDDGTGRGKLFSDVTLPPSRIDRIIVQPDPAAGQPVAFRTLQLAQPITLQAGERQEIFLSLSTVRPGDASGLEVTYLGTAPLPPTAGSVVAYRPDRAMAWPAGSPMGLAMAAGSLKEAQLFGMELIDTGGIAPRVAVWPALKTQDPMTVTLKVNRDRIAKGLTAADYKVQLADKTTPAVTMNGDTLTFQAKDLSGAQVYTDRSVIETSSGERIALPGKTLNTASISAQDTSACKNSLTARRAEYEQYFADGTDAIRIFDCENVAPYVHIVLIDRSNRGRTVDLPVTPSVDYPGKYVLRPITSHGTGAVVAINGFTWDGDKGTYMGTGYGTPLGTLITAGTVRKKTSTTEAILGFQMQPADRSKGTSAEFFVGASTSLNFGTHNYNVIGSTTSVIRNGACNPNLDTTSVNRWSAVGIGLNRMALVSSTSSGTSSPRDLCSVFEGLGYLNGAIRLDGGPSAAMAWLGQHINPLTGSDYYAFGNARNILNALVWK; encoded by the coding sequence ATGTCCTATGCGTCCCGCGTCACCCTGCCCCTGCTGTGTCTCACCACGCTTCTCGCCTGCGGCCGTACGCCTGAGAGCACCGACCCTTACGCCCTGTCTGTACTCAATGAAACGGCGGGCGCCCCGGCCACACCATTTGAACCGGGACCAATTCCTGCAGACCAGACCCGCGTTCGGGTGTCATTCATTGGGGACGTCCCTAACCTGCCGTCTATTGGGGTGAGGAGTGTCTTCCTGTGCGGCACGACATGTACAGCCACCGGAGTCAGTGGTGGCGTCCTGGCCGGCGATGACGGCACTGGCCGGGGCAAGCTCTTCAGTGACGTTACGTTGCCTCCCAGCCGCATTGACCGGATCATCGTGCAGCCTGACCCGGCCGCTGGTCAGCCCGTGGCGTTCCGCACCCTGCAGTTGGCCCAGCCTATTACCCTGCAAGCGGGCGAGCGTCAGGAAATCTTCCTGAGCCTTAGCACCGTCCGGCCTGGCGACGCCAGCGGCTTGGAAGTGACCTACCTGGGGACGGCGCCGCTGCCTCCAACGGCCGGCTCGGTGGTCGCCTACCGGCCTGACCGGGCGATGGCCTGGCCCGCCGGCAGCCCGATGGGCCTGGCGATGGCAGCGGGTAGCCTGAAAGAGGCGCAGCTGTTCGGTATGGAGCTCATTGACACAGGCGGGATTGCGCCGCGCGTGGCGGTGTGGCCTGCCCTGAAAACTCAGGACCCCATGACAGTCACCCTCAAGGTCAACCGGGACCGCATTGCTAAGGGCCTGACAGCAGCGGACTACAAGGTGCAACTGGCCGATAAAACGACGCCCGCAGTGACCATGAACGGGGACACGCTGACTTTTCAGGCCAAGGATCTCAGCGGCGCTCAGGTGTATACCGACCGGAGTGTCATCGAAACCAGCAGCGGGGAGCGGATCGCTCTGCCGGGCAAGACCCTGAATACTGCGTCCATCTCGGCACAGGACACGTCGGCCTGTAAAAACAGCCTGACGGCCCGCCGGGCAGAGTACGAGCAGTATTTTGCGGACGGTACGGATGCTATCCGCATTTTTGACTGCGAGAACGTGGCGCCCTACGTTCATATCGTGCTGATTGACCGCTCCAACCGTGGCCGCACCGTGGACCTTCCGGTGACGCCCAGCGTGGATTACCCCGGCAAGTATGTGCTGCGCCCAATCACGTCTCACGGCACAGGCGCCGTGGTGGCCATCAACGGCTTCACCTGGGACGGCGACAAAGGGACTTACATGGGCACGGGGTACGGTACGCCGCTGGGCACGCTGATTACAGCGGGCACAGTGCGCAAGAAAACCTCGACGACCGAAGCCATCTTGGGCTTCCAGATGCAGCCAGCCGACCGCTCAAAGGGTACGTCCGCTGAGTTTTTCGTCGGCGCGAGCACATCGCTGAATTTCGGCACACACAACTACAACGTCATCGGCTCAACCACGTCGGTCATTCGCAACGGCGCCTGCAACCCTAACCTTGACACCACGAGCGTCAACCGCTGGAGCGCCGTAGGCATCGGCCTCAACCGCATGGCGTTGGTGTCGTCCACAAGCAGCGGGACTTCGTCGCCAAGAGACCTGTGCAGTGTGTTTGAAGGCCTGGGCTACTTGAACGGCGCCATTCGCCTGGACGGGGGCCCGTCGGCGGCTATGGCCTGGCTGGGCCAGCACATCAACCCTTTGACGGGGTCGGACTACTACGCTTTTGGCAATGCGCGCAACATCCTCAACGCCCTCGTCTGGAAATGA
- a CDS encoding glycosyl hydrolase family 18 protein, which produces MRSLPHLVSALLLSAGVVACSSQPPLASGVAVALQRAAFSAQAAACTFQTWQANTTYTLGTTVLYPANGRYYKLVNATAGGSDKTDPTISTWYWQPTTCSGPSSGNKVLGTYYATFAPNAPRLREIHPNYTLIYLFAATNAPGQPAGTLKFDPPPNGSGAWTNWTADLQYVRSTQKRKVLLSVGGAGNAIRFTTRAVSTTFVNSVDKLYQAWGGFDGLDFNTFEGDAAPNTSEMIWIGQELKRRHPGFLITAPPAPWNTADQQFCKAMLTAGALDYCAPQYYDGPQLNDPTYLQNNLQMWVNLLGADHVVVGFGVNPGLANYWTIGSAVNTFSQVKSRFLGLRGAFDWRLDWDVQQGSPFAQQFGPLTR; this is translated from the coding sequence ATGCGTTCGCTCCCCCACCTTGTTTCTGCCCTTCTCCTGAGCGCTGGTGTCGTGGCGTGCAGCAGCCAACCACCCCTAGCCAGCGGCGTGGCGGTGGCGCTGCAGCGCGCGGCTTTCTCAGCGCAGGCCGCTGCCTGCACCTTTCAAACCTGGCAGGCCAACACGACCTACACCCTGGGCACCACCGTCCTGTACCCCGCCAATGGCCGGTACTACAAGCTCGTCAACGCGACGGCGGGGGGCAGCGACAAGACCGATCCCACCATCAGCACCTGGTACTGGCAGCCCACCACCTGCAGCGGGCCGTCTTCTGGGAATAAGGTGCTGGGCACGTATTACGCCACCTTTGCGCCGAATGCCCCGAGGCTTCGGGAGATTCACCCTAACTACACTCTGATTTACCTTTTTGCAGCGACGAACGCGCCAGGGCAGCCGGCCGGCACCCTCAAGTTTGATCCACCGCCTAATGGCAGCGGTGCCTGGACGAACTGGACGGCAGATCTCCAGTACGTCCGCTCCACTCAGAAGCGCAAGGTGCTGCTTTCGGTGGGCGGCGCCGGAAACGCCATCCGGTTTACCACCCGCGCCGTCTCGACCACTTTTGTCAACAGCGTGGACAAGCTCTATCAGGCCTGGGGCGGCTTTGATGGCCTAGACTTCAACACATTTGAGGGCGACGCAGCACCGAACACCAGTGAAATGATCTGGATTGGTCAGGAGTTGAAACGCCGGCATCCCGGCTTCCTCATCACCGCGCCGCCTGCGCCGTGGAATACCGCCGATCAGCAGTTTTGCAAAGCCATGCTGACGGCTGGCGCACTCGACTACTGCGCGCCGCAGTACTACGACGGACCACAGCTGAACGACCCAACTTACCTGCAGAACAACCTGCAAATGTGGGTCAATCTCCTGGGGGCAGACCATGTGGTGGTGGGCTTTGGCGTGAATCCGGGGCTGGCCAACTACTGGACCATCGGTTCGGCGGTCAATACGTTTTCTCAGGTAAAAAGTCGCTTCCTCGGTCTCCGTGGAGCGTTCGACTGGCGCCTCGACTGGGACGTGCAGCAGGGCTCGCCTTTCGCCCAGCAGTTTGGCCCGCTGACCCGGTAA
- a CDS encoding glycoside hydrolase family 19 protein: MACGAAPSAPTNLTAQAVTCAVWSSSATYVQGDTVTASGKAYRANFWTQGDSPASRNGPAGSGQPWTVISSCGSTTPPPTTTPPPTTTPPPSSTCNAATWTRGVNYTLGTVVRYPGNGQYYKLVNVGSNGSDGTDPTISTWYWQPTTCSTTPPPSSGGFVVSEALFNQMFPNRNSFYSYAGLTTAMRAYPAFANTGSDTVRKQEAAAFLANVNQETGALVYIREINQANWNSYCSSGNCGGKQYYGRGPMQLSWDYNYRTAGAALGIDLLNNPDLVATDSAVAWKTALWYWMTQRAQAARTPHDAMVSGAGFGETIRAINGGIECNGGPGREGMLNRGRYYTDFAGRLGVPTGNNLTC; this comes from the coding sequence ATGGCCTGCGGCGCTGCACCATCCGCCCCGACGAACCTCACTGCCCAGGCCGTTACCTGCGCCGTCTGGTCGTCCAGCGCCACCTACGTTCAGGGTGACACCGTCACTGCCAGTGGGAAGGCCTACCGGGCCAACTTTTGGACGCAGGGTGACTCGCCCGCTTCCCGGAACGGCCCCGCCGGCAGCGGCCAGCCCTGGACGGTCATCAGCAGCTGTGGCAGCACCACGCCGCCTCCGACCACGACTCCCCCGCCCACCACGACACCGCCTCCCTCTAGCACTTGCAACGCAGCCACCTGGACTCGGGGCGTGAACTACACGTTGGGTACGGTCGTGCGTTATCCTGGCAACGGCCAGTACTACAAACTGGTCAACGTCGGCAGTAACGGCAGTGACGGCACCGACCCCACCATCAGCACCTGGTACTGGCAGCCCACCACCTGCAGCACCACGCCCCCCCCCTCGTCTGGCGGCTTTGTGGTGTCTGAAGCCCTGTTCAATCAGATGTTCCCTAATCGCAATTCGTTCTATAGCTACGCTGGCCTGACCACGGCCATGCGGGCTTACCCTGCCTTTGCGAATACCGGTAGCGACACGGTCCGGAAGCAGGAAGCCGCCGCGTTCCTGGCCAACGTCAACCAGGAAACCGGCGCCCTGGTCTATATCCGGGAAATTAACCAGGCCAACTGGAACAGCTACTGCTCGTCGGGCAACTGCGGCGGCAAGCAGTATTACGGGCGCGGGCCGATGCAGCTGTCCTGGGACTACAACTACCGCACAGCCGGCGCGGCCCTGGGCATTGACCTGCTGAACAATCCGGACCTCGTGGCCACGGACTCGGCTGTGGCCTGGAAAACGGCGCTGTGGTACTGGATGACTCAGCGGGCGCAGGCCGCCCGCACGCCCCACGACGCCATGGTGAGCGGGGCGGGCTTCGGGGAAACGATCCGCGCGATCAACGGGGGCATTGAATGTAACGGCGGGCCCGGACGCGAAGGCATGCTGAACCGAGGCCGCTACTACACGGATTTTGCCGGGCGCCTGGGTGTTCCTACGGGCAATAATCTGACCTGCTGA